One genomic segment of Gossypium arboreum isolate Shixiya-1 chromosome 3, ASM2569848v2, whole genome shotgun sequence includes these proteins:
- the LOC108457794 gene encoding leucine-rich repeat receptor protein kinase HPCA1, whose product MTPFSLLLFLLFFAANIAFLSAVTDPHDAAALQSLKDSWQNTPPSWDKSDDPCGAAWEGVTCNSSRVTALGLSTMGLKGKLSGDIGGLTELRSLDLSFNRDLTGSLSPRLGDLEKLNILILAGCGFTGNIPEELGNLAELSFLALNSNNFTGKIPPSLGKLSKLYWLDLADNQLVGAIPVSTPTSPGLDLLLKAKHFHFNKNKLSGAIPPKLFSSEMVLIHILFDGNQLTGNIPSTLGHVQTLEVLRLDRNALWGEVPSNLNNLTNINELNLAHNNLTGPLPDLTSMNTLNYVDLSNNSFDPTEAPVWFSTLSSLTTLVIEHGSLRGPVPEKLFSFPQIQQVKLRNNAFNGTLNLGDSVGTQLQLVDLQNNQISSITLGSGYSNTLILIGNPVCTTAISNTNFCQIQQQNTKPYSTSLANCGSKSCPIDQKLSPQSCECAYPFEGTLYFRGPMFRELSNVNMFHSLEMSLWVKLGLTPGSVFLQNPFFNVDDYLQIQLALFPSSGEYFNRSEVLRIGFDLSNQTYKPPPEFGPYYFIASPYPFPASHGTSVSKGVIISVATGAAILVLGLVGVGIYAVRQKKRAEKAIGLSNPFASWAPSGKDSGGAPQLKGARWFSYDELKKCTNNFSESNELGYGGYGKVYKGTLSDGQSVAIKRAQHGSMQGGLEFKTEIELLSRVHHKNLVGLVGFCFDQGEQMLVYEFMANGTLRESLSGRSGIYLDWKRRLRISLGSARGLAYLHELANPPIIHRDIKSTNILLDENLTAKVADFGLSKLVSDSSKGHVSTQVKGTLGYLDPEYYMTQQLTEKSDVYSFGVVMLELITAKQPIEKGKYVVREVRSVMDTKDDEHYGLRELMDPCIRSSGNLLGFGKFLELAMQCVEDSATDRPTMSDVVKAIETILQNDGMNTNSTTSASSSATDFGVAKGSLRHPYADALPKKEVNVSDSDAFDYSGGYTLSAKVEPK is encoded by the exons ATGACACCCTTTTCATTGCTCTTATTCCTGCTTTTCTTTGCTGCAAATATTGCCTTCCTTTCTGCTGTTACAGACCCTCACGATG CTGCTGCTCTCCAATCTTTGAAAGATTCATGGCAAAATACACCTCCAAGCTGGGATAAGTCAGATGATCCTTGTGGAGCAGCATGGGAAGGAGTCACATGCAACAGCTCAAGGGTGACTGCACT GGGATTATCAACCATGGGTCTTAAAGGGAAACTAAGTGGTGACATTGGGGGCCTAACTGAATTGAGATCCTT GGACCTGTCATTTAATCGGGATCTCACCGGTTCTCTGTCGCCACGACTGGGGGATTTGGAAAAGCTTAATATCCT AATTCTAGCTGGATGTGGTTTCACTGGTAATATTCCAGAAGAACTTGGAAATCTTGCAGAGCTATCCTTCTT GGCCCTGAATTCAAACAATTTCACTGGCAAAATTCCTCCCTCATTGGGAAAGCTCTCTAAACTGTATTGGCTGGATCTTGCTGACAATCAGCTGGTGGGAGCTATCCCAGTTTCAACACCCACCTCCCCTGGATTGGACCTCCTTTTAAAGGCTAAACATTT ccatttcaataaaaataagcTTTCGGGTGCCATTCCCCCAAAACTTTTCAGCTCTGAGATGGTACTAATACACAT ACTATTTGATGGAAACCAATTAACTGGGAACATCCCATCCACATTAGGACATGTTCAGACTCTTGAAGTTCT TCGACTGGATCGAAATGCTTTGTGGGGAGAGGTCCCTTCAAATCTCAACAACCTTACAAACATCAATGAATT GAATTTAGCACACAATAATCTTACAGGCCCTTTACCAGACTTAACCTCAATGAATACCCTCAATTATGT GGATCTTAGTAATAATTCATTTGACCCAACAGAAGCTCCAGTTTGGTTCTCAACCTTATCGTCGCTCACCACTCT TGTTATTGAACATGGATCACTACGAGGGCCCGTACCAGAAAAGCTTTTCAGCTTCCCACAGATACAGCAAGT GAAACTACGAAACAATGCCTTCAATGGCACATTGAACCTGGGTGATAGTGTTGGCACTCAACTTCAACTTGTTGATTTGCAGAACAACCAGATTTCCTCCATAACTCTGGGATCTGGAtattcaaatactttaat ACTTATAGGCAATCCTGTGTGCACAACTGCTATCTCGAATACTAATTTCTGTCAGATCCAGCAACAAAATACAAAGCCCTATTCCACCAGCCTAGCTAATTGTGGAAGTAAATCATGTCCCATTGATCAGAAGCTGAGCCCTCAAAGCTGTGAATGTGCCTATCCATTTGAAGGAACATTGTATTTCAGAGGACCCATGTTCAGGGAACTGTCTAATGTGAATATGTTCCACTCATTAGAAATGAGCCTTTGGGTCAAATTAGGCCTAACACCTGGTTCAGTTTTTCTTCAGAATCCCTTCTTCAATGTCGATGACTATCTTCAGATTCAGCTGGCACTCTTTCCATCCAGCGGAGAATACTTCAATAGATCTGAAGTTCTGAGAATTGGATTTGATTTGAGTAATCAAACCTACAAGCCTCCTCCAGAGTTTGGACCATACTATTTCATTGCTTCTCCTTATCCTTTCCCAG CCTCACATGGAACTTCTGTTAGCAAAGGAGTAATCATTTCTGTAGCAACTGGGGCAGCCATTTTGGTTCTAGGCCTCGTTGGAGTTGGAATATATGCTGTTCGGCAAAAGAAACGTGCAGAAAAAGCTATCGGATTGAGTAACCCATTTG CATCCTGGGCACCAAGCGGCAAAGACAGTGGGGGTGCACCACAGTTGAAAGGAGCAAGGTGGTTTTCTTATGATGAACTTAAGAAGTGCACTAATAATTTTTCTGAAAGCAATGAACTAGGATATGGAGGGTATGGGAAG GTATACAAAGGAACGCTCTCTGATGGACAATCTGTGGCAATTAAAAGAGCTCAGCATGGATCAATGCAGGGTGGGCTTGAATTCAAGACTGAAATTGAATTACTTTCCAGAGTTCATCACAAAAACCTTGTCGGTCTTGTTGGGTTTTGTTTTGATCAAGGAGAGCAAATGCTGGTTTATGAATTTATGGCCAATGGAACACTTCGAGAGAGCCTGTCTG GGAGATCTGGCATTTATCTTGACTGGAAAAGGAGACTCCGGATATCTCTTGGCTCAGCTAGAGGTCTAGCTTACCTACATGAGCTTGCAAATCCTCCCATTATCCACAGAGATATTAAGTCCACCAACATTTTGTTGGATGAAAATTTAACCGCAAAGGTTGCGGACTTTGGCTTGTCGAAATTGGTATCAGACAGTTCAAAGGGCCATGTTTCAACCCAAGTTAAAGGCACATTG GGTTATTTAGATCCTGAATATTACATGACCCAGCAATTAACCGAGAAGAGTGATGTTTATAGCTTTGGAGTGGTAATGCTTGAACTCATAACAGCTAAGCAACCAATCGAGAAAGGTAAGTACGTAGTGCGGGAGGTGCGAAGCGTGATGGATACGAAGGACGACGAGCATTACGGATTGAGGGAGTTAATGGATCCATGCATAAGAAGCTCGGGAAATCTACTAGGATTTGGGAAATTCTTGGAGTTGGCAATGCAATGTGTTGAAGATTCAGCTACAGATCGTCCAACAATGAGCGACGTGGTAAAGGCCATTGAAACCATTCTTCAAAACGATGGGATGAATACAAACTCCACTACTTCTGCCTCGTCCTCTGCCACTGATTTCGGAGTTGCAAAAGGTTCTCTTAGGCATCCTTATGCCGATGCTTTACCTAAGAAAGAGGTCAATGTCAGTGATAGTGATGCTTTCGACTACAGTGGTGGATACACACTTTCTGCAAAAGTTGAGCCCAAATAG